A single Metarhizium brunneum chromosome 5, complete sequence DNA region contains:
- the pif1_1 gene encoding ATP-dependent DNA helicase PIF1 yields the protein MLNRASQKFQDAAPTSRPRPALAKQLFPSSSPGSSIGDIRDQLKKPISSSSAAASASVSARTALDNRSVNLAQNGPGRAATSNRSIASLYSAHSDSFKTEPACIDLTATDCPAAKKVHEPVYFVEEDFSDDDALDLDFEAPQALPRQLIPPAMQDLPPATPAQKETVIPWSSSPASHFLPPNPHRALSVTSNTSQTPLKRESSGDAEMIDPPIQKKAKKRVLPASFHRDAEAEEHDGSLKTPAQKTKALWDSSASAIKEQKKLLKTHRNSRNSDLEQDVVPETMHDVEEKASKSVAISLSSEQAHVVDMVVNQNQSVFFTGPAGTGKSVLMRAIISELKKKYARDSERIAVTASTGLAACNIGGITLHSFAGIGLGKEAPPALVKKIRRNPKAKNRWLRTKCLIIDEISMVDGDLFDKLSQVGRTIRNNGRPWGGIQLVITGDFFQLPPVPDADKRDSKFAFDAATWSTSIDHTIGLTQVFRQRDPEFARMLNEIRIGKISDHTVQAFKALSRPLKFEDGVDLAELYPTRAQVEGSNEKRLRELPGKIHRYEALDTGDPAVRDKLLMNMMAPKAIELKIGAQVMLIKNLDESLVNGSLGKVIAFSDEKTFEMGGNNAFDEMTGDSMAKARRKLQPFSRDSGTDSSSQQYPVVQFISTGGVPRVILCQPEEWTVELPNGEIQAKRNQLPLILAWALSIHKAQGQTLERVTVNLGKVFEKGQAYVALSRATSQHGLRVLGFERSKVMAHPRVVEFYSKLSSVDDSGPRMPQSIAEFIACRKGTTTSRPNGNAGSARERGHIDLDEEEEAMASYGY from the exons ATGTTGAACAGGGCTTCCCAGAAATTCCAGGACGCTGCCCCGACGTCGCGGCCGCgtccagccttggccaagcagcTCTTTCCGTCAAGCAGTCCCGGTTCTTCTATTGGCGACATTCGAGACCAGCTCAAGAAGCCAATATCGAGTAGCTCTgcggctgcatctgcatctgtGTCGGCGAGGACTGCACTAGACAATCGATCAGTCAATCTGGCACAAAATGGTCCCGGTCGAGCAGCCACGTCTAACCGCTCAATAGCTTCGCTATACTCGGCCCACTCAGATTCTTTCAAAACAGAACCGGCCTGTATCGACCTCACGGCAACCGATTGTCCCGCTGCGAAGAAGGTGCACGAGCCTGTTTATTTTGTGGAAGAAGACTtcagcgacgacgatgccctTGACCTTGATTTTGAGGCGCCCCAGGCCCTCCCACGGCAGCTGATACCACCTGCAATGCAAGATTTGCCTCCAGCTACGCCGGCTCAAAAGGAGACAGTGATTCCGTGGTCCTCCTCGCCAGCATCGCACTTTTTGCCGCCAAATCCGCACCGGGCATTATCGGTTACCTCCAACACATCTCAAACTCCCTTGAAGCGAGAGTCATCTGGCGATGCCGAGATGATAGATCCTCCAATACAaaagaaggcaaagaagagGGTTCTGCCTGCTAGTTTCCATAGGGATGCCGAAGCTGAAGAGCACGACGGCAGTTTGAAAACGCCAGCGCAAAAGACGAAAGCTCTTTGGGATTCAAGTGCTAGCGCCATAAAAGAACAGAAGAAACTACTGAAAACTCACAGAAACTCTCGTAACTCTGACCTTGAGCAAGATGTTGTCCCAGAGACCATGCATGATGTTGAAGAAAAGGCATCCAAATCCGTTGCCATTTCTCTTAGCAGTGAACAAGCACACGTGGTTGACATGGTGGTGAACCAAAACCAAAGCGTCTTCTTTACTGGTCCCGCTGGTACGGGAAAGTCTGTTCTTATGCGAGCCATTATCAGCGAgttgaaaaaaaagtacGCGAGAGACTCGGAGCGAATTGCGGTCACCGCCTCGACCGGTCTTGCCGCGTGCAACATTGGGGGCATAACCCTTCACAGCTTTGCTG GCATCGGCTTGGGCAAAGAAGCACCCCCGGCTCTAGTCAAAAAGATTCGGAGAAACCCCAAAGCCAAAAATCGATGGCTTCGGACAAAATGCCTCATCATTGATGAGATATCCATGGTTGATGGAGACTTGTTTGATAAGCTCTCCCAAGTTGGGCGCACAATCCGTAACAACGGCCGCCCCTGGGGAGGGATACAGCTGGTCATTACTGGAGATTTTTTCCAGCTCCCTCCGGTTCCAGATGCAGATAAGCGCGATTCCAAATTCGCCTTTGATGCCGCAACATGGAGCACATCAATAGACCACACCATTGGATTGACGCAAGTTTTCCGCCAGCGCGATCCGGAGTTTGCTCGCATGCTCAACGAAATTCGAATCGGCAAAATCAGTGATCATACTGTGCAGGCGTTCAAGGCACTCTCCAGGCCTCTCAAATTTGAAGATGGTGTGGATCTTGCTGAATTATATCCGACACGTGCGCAGGTTGAAGGCTCCAACGAAAAGAGGCTCCGCGAGCTCCCAGGCAAAATTCACCGGTACGAGGCCCTAGACACTGGTGACCCAGCGGTTCGAGACAAGCTACTCATGAACATGATGGCTCCAAAGGCTATCGAGTTGAAAATTGGCGCCCAGGTGATGCTCATCAAAAATTTGGATGAGTCCTTGGTGAACGGATCACTGGGCAAAGTGATTGCGTTTTCTGACGAAAAGACATTTGAAATGGGTGGTAACAACGCCTTCGATGAAATGACGGGCGACTCAATGGCCAAGGCTAGGCGAAAATTACAACCATTCAGCCGTGACTCTGGTACGGACTCAAGCAGCCAACAATATCCAGTAGTACAATTCATCTCCACGGGAGGTGTCCCGCGCGTCATTCTCTGCCAGCCGGAGGAGTGGACAGTCGAGCTACCAAACGGTGAGATTCAAGCAAAACGAAATCAGTTGCCTCTTATCCTGGCTTGGGCGCTGTCCATTCATAAGGCTCAAGGCCAAACGCTGGAACGAGTGACTGTTAATCTTGGAAAAGTGTTTGAAAAGGGCCAGGCATATGTAGCCCTGAGTCGAGCTACCAGCCAGCATGGACTTCGCGTGTTGGGTTTTGAGCGATCAAAAGTAATGGCACATCCAAGAGTCGTTGAATTTTATAGCAAGCTGTCTTCGGTGGACGACTCTGGGCCCAGAATGCCGCAGTCGATTGCTGAATTTATTGCATGTAGGAAAGGCACAACAACAAGTCGACCAAATGGCAACGCTGGCAGTGCAAGGGAACGGGGACATATAGacttggacgaggaggaagaagcaaTGGCATCATATGGGTATTGA